The following proteins are encoded in a genomic region of Leifsonia psychrotolerans:
- a CDS encoding dihydrolipoamide acetyltransferase family protein, whose amino-acid sequence MSVSKFTLPDVGEGLTEAEIVEWKVAPGDTITINQVLVEIETAKSLVELPSPYVGVVGEILVPAGTTVDVGTLIITIVDAVDAGAGAGAGAGAGSGSGADAASATVASASTSASASSASASASAPELAQAAVDTSDTISTEKESGPAVLVGRGSSATMATRRIRHSGATIAHESLAAPASPAPTVATAAPVAPSAPARVGASASHVLAKPPIRKLAKDLGVDLSIVTPTGPIGDITREDVMREATQVSVFRNIETPAWPTDREEHIPVKGVRKLIAQTMAKSAFTAPHVSLFVDVDATRTMEFVKRLKTSTDFAGVKVSPLLIMAKAMIWAVRRNPMVNSSFTDEEIVVRHYVNLGIAAATPRGLIVPNIKEAQSMSLLQLAQALEELTLTARDGKTSPAQMSNGTITITNIGVFGMDTGTPILNSGEAGIVALGTIKQKPWVVDGEVRARFVTTIGASFDHRVVDGDVASRFLADVASIIEEPALLLD is encoded by the coding sequence ATGAGCGTGTCGAAATTCACTCTGCCAGACGTTGGCGAAGGGCTGACCGAGGCCGAAATCGTGGAATGGAAGGTGGCGCCCGGCGACACCATCACCATCAACCAGGTGCTCGTCGAGATTGAGACGGCCAAGTCGCTGGTCGAACTGCCCTCGCCCTATGTGGGCGTCGTCGGTGAGATTCTCGTGCCGGCCGGTACGACCGTCGACGTGGGAACGCTGATCATCACCATCGTCGACGCGGTCGACGCGGGTGCGGGTGCTGGTGCTGGTGCAGGTGCTGGGTCCGGGTCCGGCGCGGATGCCGCGTCCGCGACCGTCGCGTCGGCGTCGACCTCGGCCTCGGCATCCTCGGCGTCAGCGTCGGCCTCCGCGCCCGAGCTGGCGCAGGCCGCCGTCGACACGAGCGACACGATCTCCACCGAGAAGGAGAGCGGGCCGGCCGTTCTCGTTGGCCGCGGCAGCTCTGCCACCATGGCTACCCGACGCATCCGGCACAGCGGGGCGACGATCGCGCACGAGTCGCTGGCTGCCCCCGCCTCCCCCGCCCCGACCGTCGCGACAGCAGCCCCGGTGGCACCCTCCGCGCCCGCCCGGGTGGGAGCATCCGCGAGTCACGTGCTGGCAAAGCCGCCGATTCGTAAGTTGGCCAAGGATCTCGGCGTCGACCTGTCGATCGTCACTCCGACCGGGCCGATCGGCGACATCACGCGCGAAGACGTGATGCGTGAGGCGACCCAGGTGAGCGTGTTCCGCAACATCGAGACGCCTGCATGGCCGACCGACCGTGAGGAGCATATTCCGGTGAAGGGTGTGCGCAAGCTCATCGCGCAGACCATGGCGAAGAGTGCGTTCACGGCGCCGCATGTGAGCCTGTTCGTTGACGTTGATGCCACGCGCACGATGGAATTCGTCAAGCGCCTGAAGACATCGACCGACTTCGCCGGGGTGAAGGTGTCGCCGCTGCTGATCATGGCCAAGGCAATGATCTGGGCCGTGCGCCGCAACCCGATGGTCAACTCGAGCTTCACCGACGAAGAGATCGTCGTGCGGCACTACGTGAACCTGGGCATCGCCGCGGCGACCCCGCGCGGCCTGATCGTGCCAAACATCAAGGAGGCTCAGTCGATGAGCCTGCTGCAGTTGGCGCAGGCGCTCGAGGAGCTCACACTCACGGCCCGCGACGGTAAGACGAGCCCCGCGCAGATGTCGAACGGCACCATCACGATCACCAACATCGGTGTCTTCGGCATGGACACCGGTACGCCGATTCTCAACTCGGGCGAGGCCGGCATTGTGGCGCTCGGCACGATCAAGCAGAAGCCGTGGGTCGTCGACGGCGAGGTGCGGGCGCGTTTCGTGACGACAATCGGCGCGAGTTTCGACCATCGGGTGGTCGACGGCGACGTGGCGAGCCGCTTCCTGGCCGATGTGGCAAGCATCATCGAGGAGCCGGCGCTGCTGCTGGACTGA
- a CDS encoding metal ABC transporter permease encodes MGYFEKALLAAVLIGALSGLVGTLVVLRQRTFFAQALTHATFPGAVAAAMLGISIPLGAALASVAIVGIMTLIGRTNRQGSQVASGIVLTAGFALGVLLQTLNPSLPVQVDSFLIGSILTVSTGDILLVGSVLVVSTAAIVFLGKEILFSTFDRGGFRAAGYREWPIELLVLALITATVVTAMPAVGAILAIALIAAPAAAARIVARTTRQIFVIAPIVGATSGLSGVLLSRGLDVAAGPAIALVAAGFFLVALGLRSLGRLRLRA; translated from the coding sequence ATGGGCTACTTCGAGAAAGCGCTTCTGGCCGCCGTTCTGATCGGTGCCCTCAGTGGCCTGGTCGGCACGCTCGTCGTGTTGCGCCAGCGCACCTTCTTCGCGCAGGCGCTCACCCACGCGACGTTCCCTGGCGCGGTCGCCGCGGCAATGCTCGGCATCAGCATTCCCCTGGGCGCGGCCCTGGCCAGCGTCGCCATTGTCGGCATCATGACCCTGATCGGGCGCACGAACCGGCAAGGTAGCCAAGTCGCCTCCGGCATCGTTCTCACGGCCGGATTCGCGCTCGGGGTGCTGCTGCAGACGCTCAACCCTTCGCTGCCCGTGCAGGTTGATTCGTTTCTGATCGGCTCGATTTTGACGGTCTCGACCGGCGACATCCTGCTCGTGGGCAGTGTGCTCGTGGTCTCGACGGCGGCCATTGTGTTCCTCGGCAAAGAGATTCTGTTCAGCACCTTCGACCGCGGCGGGTTTCGCGCGGCCGGCTACCGGGAATGGCCGATCGAACTGCTCGTGCTTGCCCTGATCACGGCCACGGTCGTCACGGCGATGCCCGCGGTGGGTGCGATCCTCGCGATCGCCTTGATCGCCGCGCCCGCTGCGGCCGCACGGATTGTGGCCCGAACCACCCGGCAAATTTTCGTGATCGCGCCCATCGTGGGCGCGACATCCGGGCTCAGTGGCGTGCTGCTCTCGCGCGGGCTCGACGTGGCTGCCGGGCCCGCGATTGCGCTGGTGGCGGCTGGGTTCTTTCTGGTGGCGCTCGGCCTTCGCTCGCTGGGACGGTTACGGTTGAGAGCATGA
- a CDS encoding ATP-binding cassette domain-containing protein produces the protein MPASTVLSVSDASFAYDKAPALEGIAFDIAAGEAVALIGPNGSGKSTLLKGILGLISRTHGTVSVLGSFPAPLGAIGYVPQAGELDPDFPITLEQVVMMGRYRSLGWLHLPGRRDRQAVAHALNAVGLAHRAKTRFGELSGGQQQRGLLARAVASGPRLLLLDEPFNGLDQKNRDALIGTLERLKADGVAVLVSTHDLELARAVCEKVLLLNGTQVAFGPRNDVLTLANVQAAFKEVGIEMDEHTVVLPGHEGH, from the coding sequence GTGCCAGCTTCCACGGTGCTGAGCGTCTCTGACGCCTCCTTCGCCTACGACAAGGCGCCCGCGCTGGAGGGCATCGCGTTCGACATTGCTGCCGGCGAGGCCGTCGCCCTGATCGGGCCGAACGGCTCGGGTAAGTCGACCTTGCTCAAGGGCATCCTGGGTCTCATTTCCCGCACGCACGGCACGGTCAGCGTGCTCGGTTCCTTCCCCGCTCCTCTCGGTGCGATCGGCTACGTGCCGCAGGCCGGCGAGCTTGACCCGGATTTTCCGATCACGCTCGAGCAGGTGGTCATGATGGGGCGCTACCGCAGTCTCGGCTGGCTGCACCTGCCCGGCAGGCGCGATAGGCAGGCCGTCGCGCACGCCCTGAACGCCGTCGGCCTCGCGCACCGCGCCAAGACCCGGTTCGGTGAACTGTCGGGCGGCCAACAGCAGCGCGGCCTGCTGGCGCGCGCCGTGGCATCCGGCCCCCGGCTGCTGTTGCTCGACGAGCCCTTCAACGGGCTCGACCAGAAGAACCGCGACGCGCTGATCGGCACGCTCGAGCGGTTGAAGGCCGACGGGGTGGCCGTGCTCGTTTCGACCCACGATCTCGAGTTGGCCCGAGCGGTCTGCGAGAAGGTGTTGCTGTTGAACGGCACGCAGGTGGCGTTCGGACCGCGCAACGACGTGCTCACGCTGGCGAACGTGCAGGCCGCCTTCAAGGAGGTCGGGATCGAGATGGACGAGCACACGGTCGTGCTGCCCGGCCACGAAGGGCACTGA
- a CDS encoding Fur family transcriptional regulator — protein sequence MKRNTWQREAVREALGHTEGFVSAQGLHATLHATGSPIGLATVYRALATLAATGDADSLQSPEGESLYRACSTNDHHHHLICRKCGLTVEIEADSVETWAKNVAAQNGFTQAAHVVDVFGLCAGCTQAAAHV from the coding sequence ATGAAGCGAAACACCTGGCAGCGGGAGGCGGTGCGGGAGGCCCTCGGCCACACCGAGGGTTTCGTGAGCGCGCAAGGCCTGCATGCCACGCTGCACGCCACGGGGTCACCGATCGGCCTGGCCACGGTCTACCGCGCTCTGGCCACCCTCGCCGCGACGGGCGATGCCGATTCGTTGCAATCCCCCGAGGGCGAGAGCCTGTACCGTGCCTGCAGCACCAACGATCATCACCACCACCTGATCTGCCGCAAGTGTGGGCTCACCGTCGAAATTGAAGCGGATTCGGTTGAGACCTGGGCGAAGAACGTCGCGGCCCAAAACGGCTTCACGCAGGCGGCCCACGTCGTCGACGTGTTCGGCCTCTGTGCCGGGTGCACGCAGGCTGCTGCGCACGTCTAA
- a CDS encoding metal ABC transporter substrate-binding protein, producing MRFTFLALPALAVAAALTLVGCATSAGAGQSGTDATAHSGLKVVATTTQVADFARAVIGDAPGVNLTQLIKPNQSAHSYDPSVADLAALGHADVLVINGVGLEEWLTDAIDASGFHGITVDSDEGIAIETSGAENDPGHAADAAHGQADAAHADAAHDHTAGNPHIWTSVDNARVMVNTIAAGLEKADPASAPAFTANAAAYDIRLAALDGWIRSNIDQVPAAERLLVSNHDAFGYFTAAYGITYVGSIMPSFDDNAEPSAAAIDALVASIRKTGVKAVFSEASINPKTADTIASEAHVAVYSGDDALYGDSLGPAGSDGATYIASQLHNVRLILQSWGVTPSAVPADLK from the coding sequence ATGCGTTTCACGTTCCTCGCCCTGCCCGCCCTCGCCGTGGCCGCCGCGCTGACCCTGGTCGGGTGCGCTACCTCGGCCGGCGCTGGCCAATCTGGCACGGATGCCACGGCCCACTCCGGCCTGAAGGTCGTCGCAACCACCACGCAGGTGGCCGACTTCGCCCGTGCCGTGATCGGCGACGCCCCCGGCGTCAACCTCACCCAGCTGATCAAGCCCAACCAGAGCGCGCACAGCTATGACCCGTCGGTTGCTGACCTCGCCGCGCTCGGCCACGCCGACGTGCTGGTGATCAACGGCGTCGGTCTCGAAGAATGGCTCACTGACGCTATTGACGCATCGGGCTTTCACGGCATCACCGTCGACTCCGATGAGGGAATCGCGATCGAGACGTCCGGTGCCGAGAACGACCCCGGTCACGCCGCGGATGCCGCGCACGGCCAGGCTGACGCCGCTCACGCTGACGCCGCGCACGACCACACGGCCGGCAACCCGCACATCTGGACCTCGGTCGACAACGCCCGCGTCATGGTGAACACCATCGCGGCGGGGCTCGAGAAGGCGGACCCAGCCTCGGCGCCCGCGTTCACCGCGAACGCCGCGGCCTATGACATCCGTCTGGCGGCGCTGGACGGCTGGATCCGCAGCAACATCGACCAGGTCCCGGCCGCCGAGCGCCTGCTGGTGAGTAACCATGACGCCTTCGGCTACTTCACCGCCGCCTACGGAATCACCTACGTCGGTTCGATCATGCCGAGCTTCGACGACAACGCCGAACCGAGTGCCGCAGCCATCGATGCGCTCGTCGCATCGATTAGGAAGACCGGCGTGAAGGCCGTCTTCTCTGAGGCGTCGATCAACCCCAAGACCGCCGACACCATCGCGAGCGAAGCCCACGTGGCCGTCTACTCGGGCGATGACGCCCTCTACGGCGACTCGCTCGGTCCGGCCGGCAGCGACGGCGCCACCTACATCGCCAGCCAACTGCACAATGTGCGCCTCATTCTGCAGTCCTGGGGCGTCACGCCCAGCGCCGTGCCCGCCGACCTGAAATAG
- a CDS encoding phage holin family protein, whose translation MARFLIKLILNAVALWFTTLIVAGVHVHPYASNTTATVLTYLLIALIFGVVNSVVGTVVKIVAFPLYILTLGLISFIINGLLLLLVAWISGLFGFGLEIDGFWWGVLGALVLGFFSWLLGLLARPVSPRETR comes from the coding sequence ATGGCCAGATTCTTAATCAAGCTGATTCTCAACGCGGTTGCCCTGTGGTTCACCACGCTCATCGTCGCGGGCGTTCACGTGCACCCGTACGCGTCAAACACCACCGCGACGGTGCTCACCTACCTGCTGATCGCCCTGATCTTCGGCGTTGTGAATAGTGTTGTCGGAACCGTTGTAAAGATCGTCGCGTTCCCGCTCTACATCCTCACGCTTGGCCTGATCTCGTTCATCATCAATGGCCTTCTGTTGTTGCTCGTCGCTTGGATCTCGGGCCTGTTCGGCTTCGGACTCGAGATCGATGGCTTCTGGTGGGGTGTGCTCGGCGCCCTGGTGCTCGGCTTCTTCAGCTGGCTGCTCGGCCTGCTGGCCCGCCCGGTCAGTCCGCGCGAAACTCGCTAG
- a CDS encoding response regulator transcription factor yields MGETPVRTSPLARSLHVALVLVAATAALLGGGLFVFGAGEFDWSVQLYLGIYIVYLAVGVTAWWRRPGNRMGTIIIIGSFAVLIAGFGNTSVPTLHAIGAIGATLVLAVLIHLLHAFPSGRLRGAASKTIVIAAYANSVLLQAPSYLFIPDVAPSLHITALPAVATAADLAQSFVGLLITLATALVLARRMHNADHSHRRVLIPLFAYGLFAVLFIPFSSGVLEGLFGVSPTLRGVLQLIMLGGVPIAFVLGMIRGGFSRTAGLTELGSWLGSTGTERSQLNEALSRTVGDPTLEIAYWVDERGTYIDAQGAPVALPAAAERRAAIDIELDGRLICAIIYDTGLIADADSVRAAARLVALALDRARLAAELNASERALADSRERLKRADATRHDGGNSVEALTRRQREVLALIAEGRSNAAIARELVLTEKSVVNHVSRIFDALDLPVEADDHRRVRATVLYLSR; encoded by the coding sequence ATGGGGGAAACACCGGTCCGTACCTCGCCCTTGGCGCGGTCACTTCATGTCGCGCTCGTACTTGTGGCGGCGACCGCTGCACTGCTCGGCGGGGGACTCTTTGTCTTCGGCGCGGGCGAGTTCGACTGGAGCGTGCAGCTCTATCTGGGCATCTACATCGTCTATCTCGCCGTCGGCGTGACCGCCTGGTGGCGGCGCCCGGGAAACCGCATGGGCACAATCATCATCATCGGCAGCTTCGCCGTGCTGATCGCCGGATTCGGCAACACCTCCGTGCCGACTTTGCATGCGATCGGCGCGATCGGTGCAACCCTCGTGCTCGCCGTGTTGATCCACCTCCTGCACGCCTTCCCGTCCGGACGACTGCGAGGCGCCGCATCCAAGACAATCGTGATCGCCGCCTACGCCAACTCCGTGCTGCTGCAGGCGCCGAGCTATCTCTTCATTCCGGATGTCGCCCCGAGCTTGCACATCACTGCTTTGCCGGCCGTCGCCACCGCCGCCGACCTCGCCCAGAGCTTTGTCGGGCTACTCATCACCCTCGCGACCGCCCTGGTGCTGGCGCGCCGCATGCACAACGCAGACCACTCGCACCGCCGCGTTCTGATCCCGCTTTTCGCCTACGGGTTGTTCGCCGTGCTGTTCATTCCGTTCAGCTCTGGTGTGCTTGAGGGGCTCTTCGGGGTCTCACCCACCCTCCGTGGGGTACTGCAGCTCATCATGCTCGGGGGAGTGCCGATCGCCTTCGTGCTCGGCATGATTCGCGGCGGATTTTCCCGCACCGCCGGACTGACCGAGCTGGGCAGCTGGCTGGGTTCAACCGGCACCGAGCGCAGCCAGCTCAACGAAGCACTGTCGCGCACGGTGGGCGATCCCACGCTCGAGATCGCGTATTGGGTCGACGAACGCGGCACCTACATCGACGCCCAGGGTGCCCCCGTCGCTCTGCCCGCCGCCGCCGAACGCCGTGCGGCCATCGATATCGAACTCGACGGGCGCCTCATCTGCGCCATCATTTACGACACCGGGCTCATCGCCGATGCCGACAGCGTGCGCGCGGCCGCCCGACTCGTGGCGCTGGCGCTCGATCGGGCCAGGCTCGCGGCCGAACTGAACGCGAGCGAACGCGCGCTGGCCGACTCGCGCGAACGCCTGAAGCGAGCGGATGCGACCCGGCACGACGGCGGCAACAGCGTCGAGGCGCTCACCCGCCGCCAGCGCGAGGTGCTCGCTCTGATTGCCGAGGGCCGCAGTAACGCGGCCATTGCACGCGAGCTCGTGCTCACCGAGAAATCCGTGGTCAACCACGTCTCCCGCATTTTCGATGCACTCGACCTTCCCGTCGAGGCCGACGACCACCGTCGGGTGCGCGCGACGGTGCTGTACCTGTCGCGCTGA
- the pdhA gene encoding pyruvate dehydrogenase (acetyl-transferring) E1 component subunit alpha — MADPVNNTPEPETGAPETSAATVQLLNPHGVFAPTAAAEEYLPYLDRLTDDDHRRFYRDMAVVRRFDTEAANLQRQGQLALWVPSHGQEAAQVGSAYAARPQDHIFPSYREHVVGMIRGLDPVDILRMLRGVTLGGWTPEEHGNFHLYTLVLASQTLHSTGYAMGMQLDGSTATGNPETDAAVMVYYGDGASSQGDANEALVFAASYQTPQVFFVQNNGWAISVPVSRQSRVPLYQRASGFGMPGIQVDGNDVLASYAVTAKALDDARSGKGPALIEALTYRVGAHTTADDPTKYRTNAETASWVTRDPIVRFRTYLEGKGADAAFFAGVDEEAADYAADVRTRALEIRGPEKSVIFDNVYAEPHPLIDEQKAWLDRYEASFEGGNA, encoded by the coding sequence GTGGCAGACCCTGTGAACAACACTCCCGAGCCTGAAACCGGCGCGCCCGAGACCTCCGCAGCGACGGTGCAATTGCTCAACCCGCACGGCGTATTCGCGCCCACCGCGGCGGCAGAAGAGTACCTGCCCTACCTCGACCGGCTGACCGACGACGACCACCGCCGGTTCTACCGGGACATGGCCGTCGTGCGCCGCTTCGACACCGAGGCCGCCAACCTGCAGCGTCAGGGCCAGCTCGCCCTCTGGGTGCCGAGCCACGGCCAGGAGGCCGCTCAGGTGGGTTCGGCGTATGCCGCCCGCCCGCAGGACCACATCTTCCCGTCGTACCGTGAGCACGTCGTCGGCATGATCCGCGGCCTCGACCCGGTCGACATCCTGCGCATGCTGCGCGGCGTCACCCTCGGCGGCTGGACGCCCGAAGAGCACGGCAACTTTCACCTCTACACGCTCGTGCTCGCCTCGCAGACGCTGCACTCTACCGGCTACGCCATGGGCATGCAGCTCGACGGCTCGACCGCGACGGGCAACCCCGAGACGGATGCCGCGGTGATGGTCTACTACGGCGACGGCGCCTCCTCGCAGGGCGACGCCAACGAGGCGCTGGTCTTCGCGGCCAGCTACCAGACCCCGCAGGTCTTCTTCGTGCAGAACAACGGCTGGGCCATCTCGGTTCCGGTCTCCCGTCAGTCGCGGGTGCCGCTCTATCAGCGGGCCAGCGGATTCGGCATGCCCGGCATTCAGGTCGACGGCAACGACGTGCTCGCCAGCTACGCCGTGACCGCCAAGGCACTCGACGACGCGCGCTCGGGCAAGGGCCCGGCCCTGATCGAGGCGCTCACCTACCGCGTCGGTGCCCACACCACGGCCGACGACCCCACCAAGTACCGCACCAACGCCGAGACGGCCTCCTGGGTGACCCGCGACCCGATCGTGCGCTTCCGCACCTACCTGGAAGGCAAGGGCGCCGACGCAGCGTTCTTCGCCGGCGTCGACGAGGAAGCCGCCGACTACGCGGCGGACGTGCGCACGCGCGCCCTCGAGATTCGAGGTCCCGAGAAGTCGGTGATCTTCGACAACGTCTACGCCGAACCGCACCCGTTGATCGACGAGCAGAAGGCCTGGCTCGACCGCTACGAGGCATCCTTCGAAGGAGGCAACGCGTGA
- a CDS encoding histidinol-phosphate transaminase: protein MSSSDQPSVRLRPEIVALPAYRQGKAAETSAFKLSSNENPFGPLPGVIDAVAAETAFNRYPDATALALREKLATLYARSVDEVHIGSGSVAILAQLILAAAGPGDEVVYPWRSFEAYPSLVTVAGATSVQVPNRADHGHDLTAMAAAITDRTRVVIVCTPNNPTGNIVTADEFDAFMASVPSDLLVILDEAYCEFVTEPGAVTGPPLLTRYPNLVVLRTFSKAYGLAGLRVGYALGPVGILDAARSTAIPLSVTGQGAAAAIASLDEQAALMERVGVLAARRDDVWRELTAQGWQIPQPHGNFLWLPTGAHTASVAEQLGAAGLIVRAFHPEGIRISIGEAEAMEKLLQISKEIVNALPTTSSTRQLS from the coding sequence GTGAGTTCATCTGACCAGCCATCAGTCCGACTGCGTCCCGAGATCGTTGCGCTTCCCGCCTACCGCCAGGGAAAAGCCGCCGAAACCTCCGCATTCAAGCTGTCCTCCAACGAGAACCCGTTCGGCCCGCTGCCCGGCGTGATCGACGCCGTCGCAGCCGAGACCGCGTTCAACCGTTACCCGGATGCCACGGCGCTAGCCCTGCGCGAAAAGCTCGCCACCCTCTATGCCCGCAGCGTCGACGAGGTGCACATCGGATCCGGCTCGGTCGCGATTCTCGCCCAACTGATTCTGGCCGCAGCCGGCCCCGGCGATGAGGTCGTCTACCCCTGGCGCTCCTTCGAGGCCTATCCCTCACTCGTCACCGTCGCCGGGGCGACGAGTGTTCAGGTGCCGAACCGCGCCGACCACGGCCACGACCTCACCGCGATGGCCGCAGCGATCACCGACCGCACCCGCGTCGTCATCGTCTGCACCCCCAACAACCCCACCGGAAACATCGTCACCGCCGACGAGTTCGACGCATTCATGGCATCCGTGCCCAGTGACCTGCTCGTCATTCTCGATGAGGCATACTGCGAATTCGTCACGGAGCCCGGCGCCGTCACCGGGCCGCCGTTGCTCACCCGCTACCCGAACCTCGTCGTGCTGCGCACCTTCTCGAAGGCCTACGGCCTGGCCGGGTTGCGCGTCGGCTACGCGCTCGGACCGGTCGGCATTCTCGACGCCGCACGCTCCACCGCCATTCCGCTCTCGGTCACGGGCCAGGGTGCAGCCGCCGCGATCGCCTCGCTCGATGAGCAGGCCGCCCTGATGGAGCGTGTCGGCGTGCTCGCGGCCCGCCGCGACGATGTCTGGCGCGAATTGACCGCCCAGGGCTGGCAGATTCCGCAGCCGCACGGCAACTTCCTCTGGCTGCCCACCGGCGCGCACACGGCATCCGTTGCCGAGCAGCTCGGCGCGGCCGGCCTCATCGTGCGCGCCTTTCACCCGGAGGGCATCCGCATTTCAATCGGCGAGGCGGAAGCGATGGAGAAACTCCTACAGATCTCGAAAGAGATTGTGAATGCTCTACCAACGACCTCATCAACACGACAGCTAAGTTAG
- a CDS encoding metal ABC transporter permease, whose protein sequence is MGAFAHLAALPAVGLPLVDAFSFPFMARALTVLLVLSLVAGVVGVLVNLRGLEFISDGLTHAVFPGIAIGFVWGGRDGLFIGAMIAAVIAAVVLTLLVRTAVSSDAAIAIVLTAMFSVGIIVVSQESDYAGQLEALLFGRLLTVTPTEVVQTIVICAIALLLVALTLKEQVFRAFDRTGSAATGYRPLVLDLVLNVAIALVVVAASSAVGNLLVLAVLIVPGAVARLVTVRLWLLFPIAAGFAALAAWLGLTLGFEASVSAGIDLPSGATVVLVLVAGYAVALVARLVSNRIRRGRSSARRGDRLGGAGGTATDTATDTATQASISPADKPVAR, encoded by the coding sequence ATGGGTGCTTTCGCGCACCTCGCTGCGCTGCCCGCGGTCGGACTCCCCCTCGTCGACGCGTTCTCGTTCCCCTTCATGGCACGGGCGCTGACGGTACTGCTGGTGCTCAGCCTCGTCGCGGGTGTCGTGGGCGTGCTCGTCAACCTGCGCGGCCTCGAATTCATCAGCGACGGCCTCACGCACGCTGTCTTTCCGGGCATCGCCATCGGTTTTGTCTGGGGCGGACGCGACGGGCTCTTCATCGGGGCGATGATTGCCGCCGTGATTGCCGCGGTGGTGCTCACCCTGCTGGTGCGCACGGCCGTTTCATCGGATGCCGCGATCGCAATCGTTCTCACCGCCATGTTCAGCGTGGGCATCATCGTGGTCTCGCAGGAATCCGACTATGCCGGCCAACTCGAGGCGCTGCTCTTCGGGCGACTGCTCACCGTCACCCCGACCGAGGTCGTGCAGACCATCGTGATCTGCGCCATCGCGCTGCTGCTCGTGGCGCTCACTCTCAAGGAGCAGGTCTTTCGCGCCTTCGACCGCACCGGCAGCGCGGCAACCGGCTACCGGCCGCTCGTGCTCGACCTCGTGCTGAACGTGGCTATCGCGCTCGTCGTTGTCGCGGCATCCAGTGCGGTCGGCAACCTGCTCGTGTTGGCCGTGCTGATCGTGCCCGGCGCGGTCGCGCGGCTGGTGACCGTGCGGCTATGGCTGCTGTTCCCGATCGCGGCCGGATTCGCCGCACTGGCCGCGTGGCTGGGGTTGACGCTCGGCTTCGAGGCATCCGTCTCGGCCGGCATCGACCTGCCGAGCGGAGCGACGGTTGTGCTCGTGCTCGTGGCGGGCTACGCCGTGGCGCTCGTGGCGCGCCTCGTGAGTAACCGGATACGCCGGGGCCGCAGCAGTGCCCGGCGGGGGGATCGGCTCGGTGGCGCCGGTGGCACGGCCACGGACACGGCCACGGACACGGCCACACAGGCCAGCATCTCCCCCGCAGACAAGCCGGTGGCACGCTGA
- a CDS encoding alpha-ketoacid dehydrogenase subunit beta: MTKALNQGLRQSLLADPKVLLMGEDIGPLGGVFRVTEGLHAEFGEKRVLDTPLAESGIVGTAIGLAMRGFRPVCEIQFDGFVFPAFDQITSQLARMRNRHEGELAMPIVIRIPYGGHIGSIEHHQESPEAYFAHTPGLRVVSPSNPHDAYWMMQEAIASNDPVIFFEPKSRYWPKGEVNFVESGTPLHSSRVVRTGTDVTVIGHGAMVSVLLQAADIAAEEGISLEVIDLRSLSPIDYGPILASVEKTGRAVVAQEAAGFVSLGSEITATIAERAYYRLEAPVLRVSGFDTPFPPASVETHFLPSPDRILEAVDRALAY; encoded by the coding sequence ATGACGAAGGCCCTCAACCAGGGCCTGCGCCAGAGCCTGCTCGCCGACCCCAAGGTGCTGCTGATGGGCGAGGACATCGGCCCGCTCGGCGGCGTCTTTCGGGTGACCGAGGGCCTGCACGCCGAGTTCGGTGAGAAGCGCGTGCTCGATACGCCGCTGGCCGAGTCCGGCATCGTCGGCACCGCAATTGGCCTGGCCATGCGTGGATTCCGCCCCGTCTGCGAGATTCAGTTCGATGGCTTCGTCTTCCCCGCGTTCGACCAGATCACCTCGCAGCTGGCCCGTATGCGCAACCGCCATGAGGGCGAGCTGGCCATGCCCATCGTCATCCGTATTCCCTACGGCGGGCACATCGGCTCGATCGAACACCACCAGGAGAGCCCCGAGGCGTACTTCGCGCACACCCCCGGCCTGCGCGTGGTGAGCCCATCAAACCCGCACGACGCCTACTGGATGATGCAGGAAGCCATCGCGAGCAATGACCCGGTGATCTTCTTCGAACCGAAGAGCCGGTACTGGCCGAAGGGTGAGGTGAACTTCGTTGAAAGCGGCACCCCCCTGCACTCCAGCCGTGTGGTGCGCACCGGCACCGATGTGACCGTCATCGGCCACGGCGCCATGGTCAGCGTGCTGCTGCAGGCGGCCGACATTGCCGCCGAGGAGGGCATCAGCCTCGAGGTCATCGACCTGCGCAGCCTCTCCCCCATCGACTACGGGCCCATCCTGGCCTCGGTCGAGAAGACCGGCCGTGCCGTCGTGGCGCAGGAGGCGGCGGGCTTCGTGAGCCTCGGCTCCGAGATCACCGCCACGATTGCCGAACGCGCCTACTACCGGCTCGAGGCGCCCGTGCTGCGGGTGTCGGGCTTCGACACCCCGTTCCCACCGGCATCCGTCGAGACCCACTTTCTGCCGAGCCCCGACCGCATTCTCGAAGCCGTCGACCGCGCTCTCGCCTACTGA